The Fontisubflavum oceani genomic interval GGGTTTTCCTCAACGGTGATCGATTTCAGTTCAAAGCAGATCGACAATCTGCGTGCCTTTGGGATCAAGACCTATTTTGGCGATGCAACCCGGCCCGACATGCTGCATGCCGCTGGCATTGGCGAGGCGAAACTGCTGGTTGTAGCCATCGACGACAAGGATCAGATCACCGAACTGGTGCGCTATGCGGTCGACAACTTCCCCGATTTGCACGTCATCGCCCGCGCGGTGGACCGCGATCATGTGTATCATCTGTGGGCGGTTGGCTGTCGCGACATCATCCGCGAGACCTATGACAGCTCAGTTCGGATGGGCCGGTCGGCCTATGAGGCGATGGGTATATCGAAAGACCATGCCGAAGCCATGGCCGGGGTGTTCAATCGCACAGATCGCCGAGCAATGATTGAGGTGGCGGATGCGTATGACATCAACATCCCGCCGACCGAGAATCCGGCCTATATCGCGCGGGTGAGAGAGACGATTGAGATCCGGCAGCCTGAAATGGCCAGGGAAATGGCCGAGATCAGGGCGGCCGAGGGCGGCGCGCCGCCCGCGACCAAAAGCGACTAGCGCCCGAGCGTTTCGACGGCCAACGCGGCCGCCGCAGCGCCGGAGAATTGCTGCTGCCCAGTGATCAGATTGCCGTCGCGGATCGCGAAGGGTTTGAACATGGAGTTGACCACGAAATTGGTGCCGTCCAGCTTTCGGGCCTCTTCTTCGATCCAGAACGGCTGAATCTTCTGACCGACGAAGGCATCCGCAAAGGCTTCCTCGGCATCGGCAAAGCCGGTCCAGGTCTTGCCGTTGACCAGAAGCTCGCCTGTCGAGAGGCGGGTTTTCAAGAGGATGCAGGTGCCGTGACAGACGATGCTGACGAGCTTGCCTGCCTCATATGCGCGGGCGACAAATTCGTGCAGTTCGGTGTCATCGATCATCGTCACCATTGGGGACTGCCCACCTGCGAGGAAGATCGCATCGTATGTGTCGAGATTGACCTCTGCGATGGATTTGGTGCCGTGCAGTAGCCCCGCATGCGTGGGTGACTTTTTGAACCCCAGGGAGAGAA includes:
- a CDS encoding type 1 glutamine amidotransferase domain-containing protein codes for the protein MSASIDTHGTKRILMIVANPGTSPTTGWPVGFWWAEVTHPYWTFTEAGYEVEIVSPKGGDLMADGFSDPEDESQYSAHDILSLGFKKSPTHAGLLHGTKSIAEVNLDTYDAIFLAGGQSPMVTMIDDTELHEFVARAYEAGKLVSIVCHGTCILLKTRLSTGELLVNGKTWTGFADAEEAFADAFVGQKIQPFWIEEEARKLDGTNFVVNSMFKPFAIRDGNLITGQQQFSGAAAAALAVETLGR